In Plasmodium chabaudi chabaudi strain AS genome assembly, chromosome: 9, the sequence gtatcCATTCTTTGTTCAAAACTAGCATTTTGCAGCGCTATGGATATATGACACATTCAAAcatagtatatatacaaaaaaatatatgccaAAAAGGaatgaaataatatctaaaaatagatagaggaaaatattataaattttttaggaatatttatttaatcaatgatttttaataatcATTTAAAGGTGCTACAAAATTACGTAAATGAttatttactattattttcatttctttttacTATTTAATAGTACactgattttttttattacaacgttgataatatataaaataatgtattgcctgcatattttcttaaaaaagaagaatataaatttttaaatatagcTGAATAATTACCTCCTTTCATTGCATTCATTTCATACGCTTCttcttataattattttatgcatataactagcacaattatttatagaaagcatatataattttttagtgGGATACATCCCAGcaatatgttatataaattattacgGAGCATAAATGCGACACagcgtttttttttactttaatGCAACAAAACTTTCATAAGGggtaatattatatataatagggAAGGGTTGCCCTTAATTTTCctaagtataaaaaaatggtactatatgataaaatagaCTGTTAAATAAGCCTTTATCttttgttataattttaaccATAAAGCAGAAATAACGAAGCATATAgagttattattttatttaaaaatatatttggtgtatttttccatttttattacgtGTAGCtcttaaaataaaaattatacccATCGTTATTTTAtctattataaaaaaaattaaaatacaaaattaaaaaaaaaaaaataatgaataaaaaataattggggtatataaatgaaatatatatagtctaaagtattttttaaactgcttaatataatatgcaatagtaacacaatttttataatgtgtgatttatatgcataaaaaaatgcatgcatataatataaatatttattttccttcatcaaaaaatatatcctaAAATATCAGGGGACtagaaaattttcattgtaatatttttattattttatcgcACTTTCGTATTtacttttaattaatatataataatattttggcCATTTTTAcctcaaatatttttatatttaatttttattatacacataaaaaataattataataatattgtataAGATACATATTTACTAATAGAGTAGTATTACTAATTAGTTTTACTATTTTACGATagattttattcatttataatttttttttatatgaaaatattattattattttattagagttttgtaatatttatttatttatttatttttccaatatttttatttatattatatatatatattatatatagctaaaaataatattaatgaatttttaaagCTTCAAAaagcatttatatttatccgattattttgttatattcatatttaattttttttaactattATATTCTACAATATGAAACATAAATTAcatactttttttgttatcatATGCTTAATCGTAGTATTATATTGTGGTGGTATagaaggaaaaaaatatgatgatataaaaaagaatatttgGCTATCCCGATTTTATGGTCATAAAAATGGGAAAAATGGGAaaaatgacaaaaaaatagaaagcGTAGGAAGTgctaataaaaagaatgaGAAATTAgatgatttaaataatggtGATATAGGTATgctattttaatattaagtatatatgcatatattatatatgaattgCTCAAGATTGGGTAGACTGAAAAGTTTACAAGCAATATAAGTGTATATCCTAACGTGATTATTCTTTTacactattattatttgatttgattgcatgaaattatttaaatggttttatttgataatactatgcattatatacattttttatttatatttttttaacccTTCAGATGAGATAGTCAAAAGTGTCCTTAAAAGTGAACATCTTGATAGCCGTACTTTGAAGATTATAAAAGAActtgacaaaaaa encodes:
- a CDS encoding CRA domain-containing protein, putative produces the protein MKHKLHTFFVIICLIVVLYCGGIEGKKYDDIKKNIWLSRFYGHKNGKNGKNDKKIESVGSANKKNEKLDDLNNGDIDEIVKSVLKSEHLDSRTLKIIKELDKKKNEVVLVNKRKELYKTSTVGMGVIVVGFVMRELASFLVNTYLDNHPNTKALFNRLLMNKWK